The Helicobacter mustelae genome has a segment encoding these proteins:
- a CDS encoding valine--tRNA ligase codes for MQLSDRDIYLTCKDRGYFELDGNQKIQQKDKNFCIMMPPPNVTGVLHIGHALTFTLQDIITRYKRMQGYRTLYQPGLDHAGIATQNIVEKQLLSQGIVKEDLGREEFIKKVWEWKEESGGKIIEQMYSLGITPAWSRARFTMDKGLANAVREAFVTWYEKGLIIQGDYMVNWCTHDGALSDIEVEYEENQGKLYYLRYPIKDSTDSLIVATTRPETFFGDTAVMVNPKDSRYTHLIGKKIILPLVGREIPIIADECVDSEFGSGCVKVTPAHDVNDYEVGKRHQLESIVVFDAKGFLNTQAGKFMGKERLEAREDIVQALQREGFIDHIEDYVNQIGKCYRCGNVVEPYISKQWFVKKEIAQTSMQKVQEDLMHFYPKEWKNNYNAWMRELRDWCISRQLWWGHRIPVWYCEDCAGVFASREEMPKACKHCQSTKIFQDPDVLDTWFSSGLWAFSTLGWGNRGAEKEKYQERDLQDFYPNSLLITGFDILFFWVARMVLSGESLLEELPFRDVYLHALVRDEFGNKMSKSKGNVIDPLSMIEAYGADNLRFSLALLCAQGRDIKLSLKKLKDTQAFLIKLENAVKFLELYAKQQEPNFTHFQDRENLGDYHTNLGCYLKSQFNATSKKVQEELENYRFNDAAMSLYSFLWMEFCDWGIELAKVEKSAVFELGSIFKDAMKLLHPFMPFVTEKIWHRLNHSDLRDCDSIMISRYPSDFEEDAEMLREFAVIKDCIISARRVKTLLDLGDRNIEKIFLVVHQPVADSERLKQFVSKCAKAQTVEILDAKIPNAVADIGDYCQSLICLEGIDLSAIKKRLYSQQEKLNKEVMKLEGLLDNTNFIKNAPKEVLENHQEGLRLAREKLQKTQEELQKFSQNP; via the coding sequence ATGCAACTATCAGATCGCGATATTTATCTCACATGTAAAGATCGGGGATATTTTGAATTAGATGGCAATCAAAAAATCCAGCAAAAAGATAAAAACTTTTGCATCATGATGCCTCCGCCAAATGTCACGGGTGTGCTGCATATCGGGCATGCACTGACCTTTACCCTGCAAGATATCATCACTCGCTACAAGAGGATGCAGGGCTATCGCACCCTTTATCAGCCAGGTCTCGATCATGCAGGAATTGCTACGCAAAATATCGTAGAAAAGCAGCTTCTTTCTCAAGGTATTGTTAAAGAAGATCTAGGCAGAGAGGAGTTTATCAAAAAAGTTTGGGAGTGGAAGGAGGAGAGTGGGGGGAAGATTATAGAGCAAATGTATTCTTTGGGTATCACTCCTGCTTGGTCTCGCGCTCGCTTTACCATGGACAAGGGGCTGGCAAATGCAGTTCGTGAGGCATTTGTGACATGGTATGAGAAGGGTTTGATTATCCAGGGGGATTATATGGTGAATTGGTGCACTCATGATGGTGCACTTTCAGACATCGAAGTGGAATATGAAGAAAATCAAGGAAAGCTTTATTATTTACGCTATCCCATCAAAGATAGCACAGATTCCCTTATTGTCGCTACCACGCGCCCGGAGACATTTTTTGGCGATACTGCGGTGATGGTAAATCCCAAAGACTCTCGCTATACCCATCTCATTGGCAAAAAAATCATCCTGCCACTTGTGGGGCGTGAAATACCCATCATTGCGGATGAATGTGTAGATAGCGAATTTGGGAGTGGTTGTGTGAAGGTCACGCCTGCTCATGATGTCAATGATTATGAAGTGGGAAAACGCCACCAATTAGAATCCATTGTGGTTTTTGATGCAAAAGGATTTTTGAATACTCAAGCAGGAAAATTCATGGGCAAAGAGCGATTGGAGGCGCGTGAGGATATTGTGCAAGCCTTGCAAAGGGAGGGATTTATCGATCATATCGAAGATTATGTAAATCAAATAGGGAAATGTTATCGCTGTGGCAATGTAGTAGAACCTTATATTTCCAAGCAATGGTTTGTCAAAAAAGAAATCGCACAAACTTCCATGCAAAAGGTGCAAGAGGATTTGATGCATTTTTATCCCAAAGAATGGAAAAATAATTATAATGCTTGGATGCGAGAGCTTAGGGATTGGTGCATTAGTCGCCAATTATGGTGGGGGCACAGGATCCCTGTGTGGTATTGTGAGGATTGCGCGGGAGTGTTTGCTAGCAGAGAGGAAATGCCAAAGGCTTGCAAACATTGTCAAAGTACAAAAATCTTCCAAGACCCTGATGTGCTAGATACCTGGTTTAGCTCTGGACTTTGGGCATTTAGCACTCTTGGCTGGGGAAATAGGGGAGCAGAAAAAGAAAAATATCAAGAAAGGGATTTACAGGATTTTTATCCCAATTCCTTGCTCATCACGGGTTTTGATATTTTATTTTTCTGGGTGGCACGCATGGTGCTTAGTGGAGAATCTCTTTTGGAAGAGCTGCCCTTTAGGGATGTGTATTTGCATGCATTGGTGCGAGATGAATTTGGGAACAAGATGAGTAAAAGTAAGGGGAATGTCATTGATCCCCTTAGTATGATTGAAGCCTATGGTGCAGATAATTTGCGCTTCTCTCTTGCCCTGCTTTGTGCACAAGGAAGGGATATCAAGCTTTCTCTCAAAAAACTCAAAGACACACAGGCTTTTTTGATCAAATTAGAAAATGCAGTGAAATTTCTCGAGCTCTATGCCAAGCAACAAGAACCAAATTTCACACATTTTCAAGATCGCGAGAATCTAGGGGATTATCACACAAATCTTGGATGTTATCTCAAATCACAATTCAATGCTACGAGCAAAAAGGTGCAAGAAGAGTTAGAAAACTACCGCTTCAATGATGCAGCAATGAGCCTTTATAGTTTTTTGTGGATGGAATTTTGTGATTGGGGGATCGAGCTTGCCAAGGTTGAGAAAAGCGCAGTTTTTGAATTGGGGAGTATTTTCAAAGATGCGATGAAATTATTGCATCCCTTTATGCCTTTTGTTACCGAGAAAATTTGGCATCGTCTCAATCATAGCGATCTTAGGGATTGCGATTCTATTATGATTTCTCGCTATCCCAGTGATTTTGAAGAGGATGCAGAGATGCTTAGAGAATTTGCAGTGATCAAGGATTGTATCATCTCTGCACGTCGTGTAAAAACCCTGCTAGATCTAGGTGATCGCAATATTGAGAAAATTTTCCTTGTTGTGCATCAACCTGTTGCAGATAGTGAGCGTCTCAAGCAATTTGTCAGCAAATGTGCCAAGGCTCAAACTGTGGAGATTTTGGATGCCAAAATCCCCAATGCTGTCGCAGATATAGGAGATTATTGCCAGAGCTTGATTTGTCTAGAGGGTATTGATCTTAGCGCTATCAAAAAACGTCTTTATTCTCAGCAAGAAAAATTAAACAAGGAAGTGATGAAGCTTGAAGGATTGCTTGATAATACCAATTTCATCAAAAATGCTCCAAAAGAGGTGTTAGAAAATCATCAAGAAGGCTTAAGGCTTGCGCGGGAGAAATTGCAAAAAACACAAGAGGAATTGCAAAAATTCTCCCAAAATCCTTGA
- the prmC gene encoding peptide chain release factor N(5)-glutamine methyltransferase has protein sequence MKISQALLEAKKQLLQHSIPRPLLESEILLGFVLKTTRQTLHAWGDREIAPKDLDHFFEALNLREQGNPIEYITKEASFYEHIFYVDHRVLIPRPETELLIDAVDFLLQEHGVKNIAEVGVGSGIISITLALKYKDISLIATDISKDALDVATCNIAHFHTQENNLKNKIKLVHTNLLDGVKKDSLDLLIANPPYIARSYPLEPHVLLEPHCALFGGERGDEILLELIEVASTNKIKFLACEMGFDQKESLQEALKKAGYRADFYQDYAGLDRGFVAKKIS, from the coding sequence TTGAAAATCTCACAAGCCCTCCTTGAGGCAAAAAAACAACTCCTGCAACACAGCATCCCACGCCCCTTGCTTGAGAGTGAAATTCTGCTTGGCTTTGTCCTAAAAACCACTCGCCAAACCCTCCACGCCTGGGGAGATAGAGAGATTGCTCCTAAAGATCTAGATCATTTTTTTGAAGCACTAAACTTGCGCGAACAAGGCAATCCTATCGAATACATCACAAAAGAGGCGAGCTTTTATGAGCACATCTTTTATGTGGATCATCGCGTGCTCATCCCCCGCCCTGAGACAGAGCTACTCATTGATGCGGTAGATTTTTTGCTCCAAGAGCATGGGGTAAAAAACATCGCTGAGGTGGGTGTGGGAAGCGGGATCATCTCCATCACCCTAGCACTAAAATACAAAGACATCTCTCTCATTGCCACAGATATTTCTAAAGATGCCCTAGATGTTGCAACCTGCAATATCGCGCACTTCCATACGCAAGAAAACAACCTCAAAAACAAAATAAAGCTTGTGCACACTAACCTCCTTGATGGGGTCAAAAAAGATTCCCTAGATCTCCTTATCGCAAACCCTCCTTATATCGCAAGGAGCTATCCTCTAGAGCCCCATGTACTCCTAGAACCCCATTGTGCGCTATTTGGTGGAGAGAGGGGGGATGAGATCTTGCTAGAGCTCATTGAAGTTGCAAGCACAAACAAAATAAAATTTTTGGCATGTGAAATGGGATTTGATCAAAAAGAATCCTTGCAAGAAGCCCTAAAAAAGGCAGGTTATAGAGCAGATTTTTATCAAGATTATGCAGGGCTAGATCGGGGCTTTGTGGCAAAAAAAATCTCCTAG